A stretch of the Malus domestica chromosome 08, GDT2T_hap1 genome encodes the following:
- the LOC103440499 gene encoding uncharacterized membrane protein At1g75140-like: MAAAMNSLKGKLLLLCFLFILSSPFSVPKLFVQSNETETESEIELNAQQQVLQRLEEVVKNLTEIVATLELKLQSDPPKKGAPIDEGLTAVEEKESQKLIKQVEEEAGSGSDRKIGERVRSVSVTKYSPFWSDRFQFVSAVKLDTQATCIQVLPFRDFEGVTKYVAVGDERGRAYVFLRNGDVLVEFDTLLGSPITAMASFMSVYKNESFVVTGHQNGVILMHRVWEGASGEEWSSLLMETVTKFDAGGEGLPVKILEVHHVGRLSYVLASDASGKISVYRGNGSVHGSTMPSSRPLAFLKQRLLFLTETGAGSLDVRTMKVRESECEGLNHSHSRYYVFDATERSKAYGLTSEGDLIQILLLGDVMNFKCRVRSKRKFEIDEPLAFQAVKGCLLIVNREKVFVYNVSTQHYVRVGAPRIIFSAGLDEIRSSFLNYQTVNGEKRNVIPLIASDRERLLVLGLGGGYVGMYRSNLPEFKGEFNTTLWTSPVFFFVLFLFGAWQFFAKKREALTSWGGDDPFSSTSGTTGAPLRGSSAGDRSFVDSSSRNPDMMELRGGDLRGPSMRYPSPPPRYTGGATSSFRPGTTDHNARPLSVDPNFRTTSELKFRGSGLESSGFPKRRESLFVNNQVMDDRS; encoded by the coding sequence ATGGCGGCGGCGATGAACTCCCTCAAAGGCAAGCTCCTTCTGCTCTGCTTTCTCTTCATTTTGTCATCTCCTTTCTCCGTTCCTAAGCTTTTCGTCCAATCTaacgaaaccgaaaccgaatcCGAAATCGAGCTCAATGCGCAACAGCAGGTATTGCAGAGGCTCGAGGAAGTAGTGAAGAACCTAACCGAAATAGTTGCGACATTAGAATTGAAATTACAATCGGATCCTCCGAAAAAGGGGGCTCCGATCGACGAGGGTTTGACGGCGgttgaagaaaaggaaagccAGAAGCTGATCAAGCAGGTTGAAGAAGAAGCTGGGTCTGGTTCCGATCGTAAAATTGGAGAAAGGGTGAGGTCAGTTTCGGTAACGAAATACAGCCCGTTCTGGTCCGACCGGTTTCAGTTCGTTTCCGCCGTGAAATTGGATACCCAGGCCACGTGTATTCAGGTCCTGCCGTTTCGGGATTTCGAGGGGGTTACGAAATATGTTGCCGTCGGAGACGAGAGAGGGCGGGCTTATGTGTTTCTCAGAAACGGGGACGTTTTGGTGGAGTTTGATACGTTGCTGGGGTCTCCGATCACGGCCATGGCTTCCTTCATGTCGGTTTACAAGAACGAGAGTTTCGTGGTCACCGGGCATCAAAACGGTGTCATTTTGATGCATAGGGTCTGGGAGGGAGCGAGTGGGGAAGAATGGAGCTCGCTTTTGATGGAAACCGTGACGAAATTCGACGCGGGCGGAGAAGGATTGCCggttaagattttggaagtgcacCATGTTGGGAGGTTGAGTTATGTGTTGGCCAGTGATGCGAGTGGGAAGATTTCGGTTTACCGAGGGAATGGTTCAGTTCACGGCTCCACAATGCCGTCAAGCAGGCCGCTTGCTTTCTTGAAGCAGCGGCTTTTGTTCTTGACGGAGACAGGTGCAGGGTCTTTGGACGTGAGGACCATGAAAGTTAGGGAGAGTGAGTGTGAAGGGCTGAACCATTCGCATTCTCGTTACTATGTTTTCGATGCCACGGAGCGCTCTAAGGCGTACGGGCTTACATCCGAAGGCGATCTGATTCAGATTTTGTTGTTGGGGGATGTAATGAACTTCAAATGCAGGGTTAGGTCCAAGAGAAAGTTTGAGATTGATGAGCCTTTGGCTTTTCAGGCTGTAAAGGGGTGTTTGCTTATTGTTAACAGGGAGAAGGTGTTCGTATATAATGTTTCGACTCAGCATTACGTTAGGGTTGGCGCCCCTCGGATTATCTTCTCCGCTGGTCTCGATGAGATTAGATCATCGTTTCTCAATTACCAGACGGTGAATGGAGAGAAGAGGAATGTGATACCTTTAATCGCAAGTGATCGGGAAAGGCTGCTTGTTCTTGGCCTTGGCGGAGGGTATGTGGGAATGTATCGCTCTAACCTTCCGGAATTTAAAGGCGAATTTAACACAACGCTATGGACCAGCCCTGTATTTTTCTTTGTACTTTTCCTGTTTGGAGCGTGGCAATTTTTCGCGAAGAAAAGGGAAGCGCTCACTTCATGGGGAGGGGATGATCCTTTTAGTTCAACATCCGGTACAACGGGAGCTCCATTGAGGGGAAGCAGCGCCGGAGACAGGTCGTTCGTGGACTCTTCTTCGAGAAATCCTGATATGATGGAGCTTAGAGGTGGTGACCTAAGAGGACCGTCGATGAGGTATCCCTCTCCTCCGCCCAGGTATACAGGCGGAGCAACCAGTTCGTTTAGGCCAGGCACGACGGATCATAACGCTAGACCGTTATCTGTCGATCCTAATTTTAGAACAACTTCAGAGCTAAAATTTAGAGGGTCTGGATTAGAATCTTCGGGTTTTCCGAAACGGAGGGAGAGTTTGTTTGTAAACAACCAAGTGATGGATGATCGCAGCTGA
- the LOC103440500 gene encoding uncharacterized protein translates to MDSDDDFELLSLEAAPPVRETKLKRLKKAIRVSEEPPVDESESGPVNPSEFGALSLEESNEPSRLGLGSEGLGGEGDSDSGFHGLGGGEGEMSSGSDGLGGGGEIDSGFDGLGGESEMKSNFDGLGGGEDGNGAKRVLDFDSVEEGFGEEGKGRNWEMPEESDDVRVEETDKKRCSSDGLEEEENMKKSKRAKSEAAAVKGKRTTEKERKEHLKQLHAESQRLLRETRDAAFKPIPLVQKPISSVLEKIRKRKLEVSQKCSSTGDYKVLKAATEEPIASQTEKGYSANEVCKDGSNDKEEHSNGENAPSGMDVDEEPKQTFRAPIDDTQDLFSDSQTTDSKDDLPNDDPKSPLEEVFAPSIPAMNLKLDSAPPDDVSSDEEDYNDKENIAPCSPEVADVPSSPIGDPVKAFVDDEAEEEDDSDHDLHRFEDTDEDEDDGDTAELNDMIATGYEERPVDDERRNELHQKWLEQQDASGTEKLMQKLKFGSKGKKTALVEEKDAEGQEDEEFGDENAEDEELGDDDAAEDSAPANAVRMNLREIKQMMPLLYTDNDDVYLSSDDDETEKRLSKQCLSEKAEMQATFLSPAEDESSREVFGHIKKLNIAPDTKKAKAPSFPNILLAGGDRSISSKSSFLGRGSSHSLPSSNKHGLSTVRSFILVRGDSNSRSSMLEDSSDTIQKEILPKKTTAAKLSKSKAKFGTQKSSPDTVSTEAVANTDTLVEAGAQIDRSAGAGAQADASAEAGMGTNTSAGSSLLTVLRQPSMSSKRCTGEITVDQIESVLASLEDGRKSKRANGHVYRRT, encoded by the exons ATGGACAGCGACGATGACTTTGAGCTACTGTCACTGGAGGCTGCTCCTCCGGTCCGCGAAACGAAGCTGAAGCGCTTAAAGAAAGCAATTAGGGTTTCCGAAGAGCCTCCCGTTGACGAATCTGAGAGTGGCCCAGTGAATCCCTCTGAATTCGGAGCTCTAAGCCTGGAGGAATCGAATGAGCCGTCGAGGTTAGGGTTGGGATCAGAAGGTTTGGGCGGCGAAGGGGATTCTGATTCCGGGTTTCACGGTTTGGGCGGTGGTGAAGGTGAAATGAGTTCTGGTTCCGACGGGTTGGGCGGTGGAGGTGAAATCGATTCCGGGTTTGATGGTTTGGGTGGTGAAAGTGAAATGAAGTCGAATTTTGATGGTTTGGGCGGCGGTGAAGACGGCAATGGAGCTAAgagggttttggattttgattCTGTGGAAGAGGGGTTTGGTGAAGAAGGCAAAGGTCGAAACTGGGAGATGCCGGAAGAAAGTGATGATGTGAGGGTAGAAGAGACGGATAAGAAACGGTGTAGTTCTGATGGCTTAGAGGAAGAAGAGAACATGAAGAAGAGCAAGAGGGCCAAGAGCGAAGCTGCAGCTGTCAAGGGCAAGAGAACGACTGAAAAA GAAAGAAAAGAGCATCTGAAACAACTGCATGCTGAATCTCAGAGACTTTTgcgag AAACCAGAGATGCAGCATTTAAACCCATACCGCTTGTTCAGAAGCCGATATCTTCAGTTCTGGAGAAGATTCGGAAAAGGAAACTGGAGGTTTCACAAAA ATGTAGTAGTACAGGAGATTATAAGGTACTGAAAGCGGCAACTGAGGAGCCAATTGCATCTCAGACTGAAAAGGGGTATAGTGCAAATGAGGTGTGCAAAGATGGGTCTAATGATAAGGAGGAGCATTCAAACGGTGAAAATGCTCCTTCCGGGATG GATGTTGACGAGGAACCCAAACAAACATTTCGAGCACCTATTGATGATACTCAG GACCTGTTTTCTGATTCCCAGACTACCGACTCCAAGGATGATCTGCCAAATGATGATCCTAAAAGTCCACTGGAAGAGGTTTTTGCACCGTCCATACCTGCCATGAACTTAAAACTTGACTCTGCTCCTCCTGATGATGT TTCTTCTGACGAGGAGGACTACAATGACAAAGAAAATATTGCTCCTTGTTCTCCTGAAGTGGCTGACGTGCCTTCATCTCCAATCGGTGATCCTGTAaaagcttttgtggatgatgAAGCTGAGGAAGAAGACGATAGTGATCATGACCTACATCGGTTCGAAGATACTGACGAAGATGAGGATGATGGAGACACTGCGGAGCTTAATGATATGATAGCAACTGGATATGAAGAAAGGCCAGTTGATGATGAAAGGCGGAATGAACTCCATCAAAAGTGGCTCGAGCAACAGGATGCCTCTGGAACAGAAAAACTTATGCAGAAGCTGAAGTTTGGttctaaaggaaaaaaaacagcATTGGTTGAAGAGAAAGATGCAGAGGGACAGGAAGATGAAGAGTTTGGTGATGAAAATGCAGAAGATGAAGAGCTTGGTGATGACGATGCAGCAGAAGATTCAGCACCAGCAAATGCTGTGCGAATGAACTTACGAGAAATAAAGCAAATGATGCCTCTACTGTATACTGATAACGATGATGTATACTTGTCATCTGACGATGATGAGACAGAAAAGAGACTATCTAAACAGTGCCTGTCTGAGAAAGCT GAAATGCAGGCTACTTTCTTGTCACCAGCAGAGGATGAGAGTTCAAGAGAAGTTTTTGGTCATATAAAGAAACTGAATATTGCGCCTGATACTAAGAAGGCCAAAGCCCCTT CCTTCCCCAATATCCTGCTTGCAGGAGGAGACAGGAGCATATCATCAAAG TCATCCTTCTTAGGTCGGGGGTCAAGTCATTCTCTGCCCTCATCCAATAAGCATGGACTGAGCACAGTTCGTTCTTTCATCTTAGTACGAGGTGACAGCAATAGTAGGAGCTCAATGTTGGAGGATTCTTCAGACACG ATACAGAAGGAGATTCTACCGAAAAAGACTACTGCAGCCAAGCTTAGCAAGTCCAAGGCAAAGTTTGGTACTCAGAAATCGTCACCTGACACGGTATCAACTGAAGCTGTTGCGAATACAGACACATTGGTTGAAGCTGGTGCACAGATAGACAGATCAGCTGGAGCGGGTGCGCAGGCGGACGCATCAGCTGAAGCTGGTATGGGGACAAACACATCAGCTGGATCTTCGTTATTGACGGTATTAAGGCAGCCTTCCATGTCATCAAAGCGATGCACCGGGGAGATTACTGTTGACCAAATCGAATCCGTCTTAGCTTCATTGGAAGACGGAAGGAAATCGAAGCGGGCGAACGGACATGTATACAGAAGAACCTAG